The following coding sequences lie in one Eriocheir sinensis breed Jianghai 21 chromosome 19, ASM2467909v1, whole genome shotgun sequence genomic window:
- the LOC127000899 gene encoding CD151 antigen-like, protein MHHSGSSSHEFRKGPGPRGRGCCSVSFLKYVLFIFNFLFLVGGVAVLSVAAWTVAEEHTYVAVLTTTTYATTAYLLLLAGLLALPAALLACCAVHKEDKCYLLMYTFLLLFVFLLEAAAGVLAYVYEEQVKGELGHTLQGTFRSSYGTDEAATLAIDTLQQEFDCCGALSYRDWKDSEWVLSGAANNNTVPDSCCKTPSPYCGVRDHPSNIWYNGCIHSLGEELAAHLVVLGAVGCGLCVLQVLGIVLACCLYLKLRSAEDHGY, encoded by the exons GGTCATCCTCGCACGAATTCAGAAAGGGTCCGGGGCCGCGGGGGAGAGGCTGCTGCAGTGTTAGCTTCCTCAAGTATGTGCTCTTCATcttcaacttcctcttcctc GTGGGCGGGGTGGCCGTGCTGTCCGTGGCGGCGTGGACCGTGGCGGAGGAACACACGTACGTGGCCgtgctcaccaccaccacgtacgcCACCACGGCCTACCTGCTGCTACTGGCCGGCCTGCTCGCCCTGCCCGCCGCCCTGCTGGCCTGCTGCGCCGTTCACAAGGAGGACAAGTGCTACCTGCTGATG tacACGTTCCTGCTGCTGTTCGTGTTCCTGCTGGAGGCCGCGGCGGGGGTGCTGGCCTACGTATAcgaggagcaggtgaagggggAGCTGGGCCACACCCTCCAGGGCACCTTCAGGAGCTCCTACGGCACGGACGAGGCTGCCACGCTGGCCATCGACACACTGCAACAGGAG TTCGATTGCTGCGGCGCGCTGAGTTACAGGGACTGGAAAGACAGCGAGTGGGTTCTGAGCGGTGCTGCCAACAACAACACCGTGCCCGACTCCTGCTGCAAGACGCCCTCACCCTATTGTGGGGTCAGGGATCACCCCTCCAACATCTGGTATAAT GGGTGCATCCATAGCCTGGGGGAGGAGCTGGCGGCCCATTTGGTGGTGCTGGGCGCGGTGGGCTGCGGCTTGTGCGTGCTGCAGGTGCTGGGCATAGTGCTGGCCTGCTGTCTCTACCTCAAGCTGCGCAGCGCCGAGGACCATGGGTACTAG